The Hypomesus transpacificus isolate Combined female chromosome 2, fHypTra1, whole genome shotgun sequence genome window below encodes:
- the LOC124473030 gene encoding serum paraoxonase/arylesterase 2-like isoform X2: MNRLLVAVCVAAFAVIIGQRILKLMEISLYSREIPLKHLPNCQLLKHIDYGSEDLSILRDGLAIISTGLNYPGLPQSEGPGKIYTLDLLDPRLTPVELQIKGDLDSDSFNPHGISIFTDETDKSVLLFVVNHPTQVIGDSQVDIFRFVEEENAIVHLKTIRHDLLHSVNDIVAVGPESFYATNDHSFPNELLHMLTVILGLPWCNVIYYSPQEVKVVRDGFLSANGINISPDKRYLYVSDILDHEIEVFERRRGEGLVYIKSVAVGSLCDNIEVDYDMGDLWLGCHPNGAKLKNTVDLEDPPGSEVIRIQNILSEKPTVTQVYADDGHVIMGSSVAAPYGGKLLIGTVYHKALCCDLK, translated from the exons ATGAATCGGCTGTTGGTGGCAGTTTGTGTTGCTGCTTTTGCAGTAATAATTGGACAACGTATTCTTAAACTGAT GGAAATTAGCCTTTACTCAAGAGAAATTCCACTAAAACACCTTCCCAATTGTCAACTGTTGAAGCATATTG ACTATGGTTCAGAAGACCTCAGTATTCTCCGAGATGGACTGGCTATCATAAGCACA GGTCTGAACTATCCTGGTTTGCCACAATCGGAAGGGCCAGGAAAGATCTACACCCTGGACTTGCTAGATCCCAGACTGACCCCTGTGGAGCTGCAAATCAAAGGAGATCTGGACAGTGACTCCTTCAACCCCCACGGCATCAGCATTTTCACTGATGAAACCG atAAATCTGTGTTGCTGTTTGTCGTCAATCACCCTACTCAGGTGATTGGTGACAGCCAGGTAGATATCTTTCGGTTtgttgaggaagaaaatgcaattGTGCACCTGAAAACAATTAGGCATGACCTTCTTCATAG tGTAAATGACATAGTTGCTGTGGGACCAGAGAGCTTCTATGCTACAAATGATCACTCTTTTCCCAACGAACTGTTACACATGTTGACTGTTATCCTCGGCCTGCCATGGTGTAATGTCATTTATTACAGTCCTCAAGAGGTCAAAGTAGTTAGGGATGGCTTTCTGTCTGCAAATGGCATCAACATTTCACCAGATAAGAG GTATCTATATGTATCAGATATTTTGGACCATGAAATTGAGGTTTTTGAGAGGCGCAGAGGAGAAGGCTTGGTTTATATAAAG TCTGTAGCTGTGGGGTCCCTCTGTGACAACATTGAGGTGGATTACGACATGGGTGATTTATGGCTGGGCTGTCACCCGAATGGAGCAAAGCTCAAAAATACTGTGGACCTTGAAGATCCACCTGGATCTGAG GTCATTCGGATTCAGAATATTCTCTCTGAGAAGCCGACAGTGACCCAAGTTTACGCTGACGATGGACATGTGATCATGGGATCCTCCGTAGCAGCCCCCTATGGAGGGAAGCTTCTCATTGGGACGGTCTACCACAAAGCACTCTGCTGTGACCTGAAGTAG
- the LOC124473030 gene encoding serum paraoxonase/arylesterase 2-like isoform X1: MNRLLVAVCVAAFAVIIGQRILKLMEISLYSREIPLKHLPNCQLLKHIDYGSEDLSILRDGLAIISTGLNYPGLPQSEGPGKIYTLDLLDPRLTPVELQIKGDLDSDSFNPHGISIFTDETDKSVLLFVVNHPTQVIGDSQVDIFRFVEEENAIVHLKTIRHDLLHRYVKSLMAHNREVFCFCLTKYFVSPSFFLSFSVNDIVAVGPESFYATNDHSFPNELLHMLTVILGLPWCNVIYYSPQEVKVVRDGFLSANGINISPDKRYLYVSDILDHEIEVFERRRGEGLVYIKSVAVGSLCDNIEVDYDMGDLWLGCHPNGAKLKNTVDLEDPPGSEVIRIQNILSEKPTVTQVYADDGHVIMGSSVAAPYGGKLLIGTVYHKALCCDLK, from the exons ATGAATCGGCTGTTGGTGGCAGTTTGTGTTGCTGCTTTTGCAGTAATAATTGGACAACGTATTCTTAAACTGAT GGAAATTAGCCTTTACTCAAGAGAAATTCCACTAAAACACCTTCCCAATTGTCAACTGTTGAAGCATATTG ACTATGGTTCAGAAGACCTCAGTATTCTCCGAGATGGACTGGCTATCATAAGCACA GGTCTGAACTATCCTGGTTTGCCACAATCGGAAGGGCCAGGAAAGATCTACACCCTGGACTTGCTAGATCCCAGACTGACCCCTGTGGAGCTGCAAATCAAAGGAGATCTGGACAGTGACTCCTTCAACCCCCACGGCATCAGCATTTTCACTGATGAAACCG atAAATCTGTGTTGCTGTTTGTCGTCAATCACCCTACTCAGGTGATTGGTGACAGCCAGGTAGATATCTTTCGGTTtgttgaggaagaaaatgcaattGTGCACCTGAAAACAATTAGGCATGACCTTCTTCATAGGTATGTCAAATCTCTTATGGCCCATAATCGAgaggtgttttgtttttgtttgactaAATACTTTGTTTCCCCTtcatttttcctctctttcagtGTAAATGACATAGTTGCTGTGGGACCAGAGAGCTTCTATGCTACAAATGATCACTCTTTTCCCAACGAACTGTTACACATGTTGACTGTTATCCTCGGCCTGCCATGGTGTAATGTCATTTATTACAGTCCTCAAGAGGTCAAAGTAGTTAGGGATGGCTTTCTGTCTGCAAATGGCATCAACATTTCACCAGATAAGAG GTATCTATATGTATCAGATATTTTGGACCATGAAATTGAGGTTTTTGAGAGGCGCAGAGGAGAAGGCTTGGTTTATATAAAG TCTGTAGCTGTGGGGTCCCTCTGTGACAACATTGAGGTGGATTACGACATGGGTGATTTATGGCTGGGCTGTCACCCGAATGGAGCAAAGCTCAAAAATACTGTGGACCTTGAAGATCCACCTGGATCTGAG GTCATTCGGATTCAGAATATTCTCTCTGAGAAGCCGACAGTGACCCAAGTTTACGCTGACGATGGACATGTGATCATGGGATCCTCCGTAGCAGCCCCCTATGGAGGGAAGCTTCTCATTGGGACGGTCTACCACAAAGCACTCTGCTGTGACCTGAAGTAG